The proteins below are encoded in one region of Oncorhynchus nerka isolate Pitt River linkage group LG15, Oner_Uvic_2.0, whole genome shotgun sequence:
- the slc2a11a gene encoding solute carrier family 2, facilitated glucose transporter member 11 has protein sequence MIQGFCKDLNRSAVIFLLKNTKYNFRFAMSHVGVDKKGNDLNLMLMVTSCAIGGTLQYGYNLAIMNAPTIFIQNFVNETFRERWDVQLKNYQVTLVWTCIVSIYSLGGLAGALIAGPMSITFGRKKTMLLNNIFLMLSSLLALTSRAAKSFEMIIISRVLVGINAGISMNVQPMYFGESAPKHLRGAASLSSAIFTAFGVVLGQVVGLREILGSEPCWQYLLASNAIPGLIQLLTLPWFPESPRYLLIDRGDKEACINALRRLRGCEVQRPELDEILQEQAEAKGLRPSRPWELFADRNVRWQVISIITLSSAMQLCGNDSIYFYAYYVFKESGISPDMIQYITICTGTCEFTACIICNLLIERQGRKILLMGGYVLMTVWAIVFTIALCFEHKVDWMPYLSMACIFTYILSFGMGPAGVTGVLPTEIFSQTARPAAYMIAGSMMWINLFIMGMIFPFLVSELGEFCFVPFAAVCFLSALYVGLVLPETKGKTLSAIANEFNKLNYRGQDKQGLPAPQAQYQLGEVCHSTAL, from the exons TAAAAAG GGCAATGATCTAAACTTGATGTTAATGGTGACGTCATGTGCCATTGGAGGCACTCTTCAGTATGGCTACAACCTTGCCATAATGAACGCACCCACCATA TTCATTCAGAACTTTGTTAACGAGACATTTCGGGAGCGCTGGGACGTGCAGCTGAAGAACTACCAGGTCACTCTGGTCTGGACTTGCATTGTGTCCATCTACTCCCTGGGAGGGCTGGCCGGAGCTCTTATAGCTGGACCCATGAGCATAACCTTTGGAAG GAAGAAGACTATGCTGTTGAATAATATTTTCTTGATGCTGAGTTCACTCCTAGCGTTGACCAGCAGAGCTGCCAAGTCTTTTGAGATGATCATCATCTCCAGGGTCCTGGTTGGAATCAATGCtg GGATCAGTATGAATGTGCAACCCATGTATTTTGGTGAGAGTGCTCCCAAGCACCTGCGAGGGGCTGCTTCCCTGTCATCAGCCATCTTCACAGCGTTTGGAGTGGTGTTAGGACAGGTCGTGGGCCTCAG GGAGATCTTGGGCAGTGAGCCCTGTTGGCAATACCTACTGGCCAGTAATGCCATCCCAGGCCTCATCCAGCTCCTCACTCTCCCCTGGTTCCCAGAAAGCCCTCGATACCTCCTCATAGACCGGGGGGACAAGGAAGCCTGTATCAATG ctcTGAGGCGTCTGCGTGGCTGTGAGGTCCAGAGACCAGAGCTGGATGAGATCCTCCAGGAGCAGGCTGAGGCTAAAGGCCTGaggcccagcagaccctgggagcTGTTCGCTGACCGTAATGTGCGCTGGCAGGTGATCTCTATCATCACTCTCAGCAGCGCCATGCAACTCTGTGGCAACGACTCC ATCTACTTCTATGCATACTATGTGTTTAAAGAGTCCGGGATCTCTCCGGATATGATCCAGTATATCACCATATGCACTGGTACATGTGAATTCACAGCCTGTATAATATGT AACCTGCTGATTGAGCGACAGGGCAGGAAGATTCTTTTGATGGGAGGCTACGTTTTAATGACGGTCTGGGCCATTGTCTTCACTATAGCTCTGTGTTTTGAG CACAAGGTGGACTGGATGCCCTACTTGAGTATGGCCTGTATCTTCACCTATATACTCAGCTTTGGCATGGGCCCAG CTGGAGTGACAGGGGTCCTCCCTACAGAGATCTTTAGCCAGACTGCCCGTCCAGCAGCCTACATGATAGCTGGCTCAATGATGTGGATCAACCTTTTCATTATGGGGATGATCTTTCCGTTCCTGGTG aGTGAGCTGGGTGAGTTCTGCTTCGTCCCATTTGCTGCTGTCTGTTTCCTGTCTGCTCTGTACGTGGGCCTGGTTCTGCCTGAGACCAAAGGGAAGACCCTCTCAGCCATCGCCAACGAGTTCAACAAGCTCAACTACAGGGGCCAGGACAAGCAGGGTCTACCTGCCCCTCAGGCACAGTATCAGCTGGGAGAGGTCTGCCACTCCACTGCCCTGTAG